One region of Corynebacterium capitovis DSM 44611 genomic DNA includes:
- a CDS encoding alpha/beta fold hydrolase yields MKIPAADPSERRGALFGNPGGPGVDAYSYFGTAKGGFEWPEEIRNEWDLITVQPRGLQHSTPLECEVIGGASPLDVARTVVDSYVNSGAQSRAACQGSRPGYPETITTDTNARDWDTARQALGYDSISLMGLSYGTYLASAYASLFPERTDRVVLDSAMDPSTRWDRLLLDQQGGYERTLNDYFGFVADNDATYHMGDTPLKAYQYWSARIVAETGTNPTVTPPPARVGDLPAGLGSSGQAGADALTATGKARVEGEGIVSRMLNPGSNQINSPLLAATKAMLPQAKNWDSIARMTNGTLEAGATELSPELSDEIIGMQLALFRLQSVQICNENITPPDYSQLPAAVWSSFVTGDIFTSPHAVIGSGIYCNGAAPVAAEVPLSGATLTVRPLQINATGDPQTVYAGRTTIADAMGSHLVTVHGPGHGHVALGNPVVDDLVVDYLRTGQATATDAPGYFEAQKAG; encoded by the coding sequence ATGAAGATTCCGGCTGCCGACCCGTCGGAGCGCCGCGGTGCGCTGTTCGGCAACCCGGGCGGTCCCGGCGTGGATGCGTACTCGTACTTCGGCACCGCGAAAGGGGGGTTTGAATGGCCGGAAGAAATTCGCAACGAATGGGACCTCATCACGGTGCAGCCTCGCGGCCTCCAGCATTCCACCCCGCTGGAGTGCGAAGTCATCGGGGGCGCTTCTCCTCTCGACGTCGCCCGCACTGTCGTCGACTCCTACGTTAATTCAGGCGCGCAGAGCCGCGCCGCCTGCCAAGGCAGTCGGCCAGGCTACCCGGAGACGATCACGACCGACACTAACGCCCGGGATTGGGACACTGCCCGTCAAGCCCTGGGTTATGACTCCATCTCACTCATGGGGCTGTCCTACGGGACGTACCTGGCCAGCGCCTACGCCAGCCTGTTCCCGGAGCGTACGGACCGGGTTGTCCTCGACTCAGCGATGGACCCGAGCACCCGGTGGGACCGCCTTCTGCTCGACCAGCAAGGCGGGTACGAGCGCACCCTCAACGACTACTTCGGCTTCGTAGCGGACAATGACGCGACCTACCACATGGGCGACACGCCGCTGAAGGCTTACCAGTACTGGTCCGCCCGAATCGTCGCAGAAACCGGCACCAACCCAACCGTCACCCCGCCCCCAGCGCGGGTCGGGGACCTACCGGCAGGCCTTGGCTCCTCTGGCCAGGCGGGTGCCGACGCCCTCACCGCCACCGGCAAGGCCCGCGTCGAAGGCGAGGGGATCGTGTCCCGCATGCTCAACCCCGGCTCGAACCAGATCAACTCCCCCCTCCTCGCCGCCACCAAAGCGATGCTGCCGCAGGCGAAAAACTGGGACTCCATTGCGCGGATGACCAACGGCACACTTGAGGCGGGCGCCACCGAGCTCTCGCCCGAGCTTTCCGACGAGATAATCGGCATGCAGCTCGCGCTCTTCAGGCTGCAGTCGGTCCAGATTTGCAACGAGAACATCACCCCGCCCGACTACTCGCAGCTCCCGGCAGCTGTGTGGAGCTCGTTTGTCACCGGAGACATCTTCACTAGCCCTCATGCAGTGATTGGTTCCGGCATCTACTGCAACGGAGCGGCCCCCGTTGCGGCGGAGGTGCCCCTGAGCGGCGCCACCTTGACGGTGCGCCCCCTACAGATCAACGCGACCGGTGACCCGCAGACGGTGTATGCCGGCAGGACGACTATTGCCGACGCCATGGGATCCCACCTAGTCACCGTCCACGGCCCCGGCCACGGTCACGTTGCGCTGGGCAACCCAGTTGTTGACGACCTCGTGGTGGACTACCTCCGCACCGGCCAGGCCACTGCAACCGACGCGCCCGGGTACTTCGAAGCCCAGAAAGCAGGCTGA
- a CDS encoding cation transporter, with amino-acid sequence MGTKRVRRAVLVVAVLNVVYFGVEFVAASVIGSAALFADSADFLEDTAINLLVFFAVAMAAERRRVMGRVLAVCILIPAAASLITVAYKVAQPEPPSPEGLTATAVGALVVNLVCAVIVHRIREAETSLATGAWLAARNDALANIFIIAAGVATRAWPTAWFDVAAGLIIALLNLSAFREVWQEAREEHASVEEAFAVMDSD; translated from the coding sequence ATGGGTACTAAGCGTGTGCGCCGCGCTGTTCTCGTGGTCGCGGTTCTCAACGTCGTGTATTTCGGTGTCGAGTTCGTGGCGGCGAGCGTCATCGGTTCTGCAGCTCTGTTCGCGGACTCCGCCGATTTCCTCGAAGACACGGCAATCAACCTGCTGGTGTTCTTCGCTGTTGCGATGGCAGCCGAACGCCGCCGCGTGATGGGCAGGGTGTTGGCGGTGTGCATCCTCATTCCCGCGGCCGCGTCACTGATCACCGTCGCTTACAAGGTCGCGCAGCCGGAACCGCCCTCGCCAGAGGGGCTAACGGCCACAGCGGTGGGAGCGTTGGTCGTGAATCTCGTCTGCGCGGTGATCGTGCACCGAATCCGCGAGGCCGAGACATCATTGGCGACGGGGGCCTGGCTCGCCGCTCGCAACGATGCCCTTGCCAACATCTTTATCATCGCAGCGGGCGTCGCCACGCGGGCATGGCCGACGGCGTGGTTCGACGTCGCCGCCGGCCTCATCATCGCGCTCCTGAACCTCTCGGCTTTTCGGGAAGTGTGGCAGGAAGCGCGCGAGGAACACGCTTCCGTCGAGGAGGCCTTCGCAGTCATGGACAGCGATTAG
- a CDS encoding PspC domain-containing protein has translation MAGVCGGIAQRFKIDSTLVRLVFAALALAGVVPGVLLYIVAWIIMPEGV, from the coding sequence ATCGCCGGTGTCTGTGGTGGCATCGCGCAGCGCTTCAAGATCGATTCGACTCTCGTCCGCCTCGTGTTCGCCGCCCTCGCGCTCGCCGGCGTCGTGCCGGGCGTTCTGCTTTACATCGTCGCATGGATCATCATGCCGGAAGGTGTATAG
- a CDS encoding MarR family winged helix-turn-helix transcriptional regulator, translated as MTIQPRWLSDDEQALWRAMLAAARKVDRVIGDTLLAGSNLSSPEFAVLVELSEAEDREMRLRDLCSCLDWDRSRTSHQVTRMEKRGLVTKCKSPGDARGVLVSLTDEGLARLEMAAPEHVESVRRVVFDHLDSADVPVLRRFLEGVAAVDNVPGAPGFCSESAPLNEKRGNLGV; from the coding sequence ATGACAATTCAACCGCGGTGGCTCAGTGATGACGAACAAGCCCTATGGCGCGCCATGCTTGCCGCCGCACGAAAGGTGGACCGAGTCATCGGTGACACTCTGCTCGCCGGATCGAACCTATCGTCGCCAGAGTTCGCGGTGCTCGTCGAGCTGAGCGAAGCCGAGGACCGTGAAATGCGGTTGCGTGACCTGTGTTCATGCCTTGACTGGGACCGCTCTCGCACGTCGCATCAGGTGACGAGAATGGAGAAGCGCGGCCTTGTCACCAAATGCAAGAGCCCAGGCGATGCCCGCGGTGTTCTCGTGTCACTGACGGACGAGGGGCTCGCGCGTTTGGAAATGGCAGCTCCTGAGCACGTCGAAAGCGTGCGGCGGGTCGTATTTGATCATCTCGACTCCGCGGATGTCCCGGTGCTGCGGCGCTTCCTAGAGGGCGTGGCCGCCGTTGACAACGTGCCCGGCGCACCGGGTTTCTGTTCGGAATCCGCTCCCCTGAATGAAAAGCGGGGAAATCTCGGGGTCTAA
- a CDS encoding AAA family ATPase yields MRIRTLALNDVRGIGHLELTDLPPSGVIVIHGDNEAGKSTILDALDVVLNAKHTSKKSEVKALEPVGRDASPDITLSATVGPYDFTIRKRFGRARLSELHIVAPKNEQFTGREADDALARILDEHVDKELRSSLFVRQGMLDPAVSAAGIPSVTRALNGATETGSQEPEDTELLSRVHAEFERFFTNSGKKKASYAALETRVEGARTAAADARRRASELDAFVAEVGRCDNEIHAAEAELPGAEEDVAQREADAAVAREVGEKIEAARRERDRAGIDAQRAEDDFAARTAANERLAALRFEVLELEKEASGAQVRAVEEQDKLRALTESRDRARSAETEAREVAKRARQDVERARGARRKTELQHIVARADKATDELSAFLEQQPERRVTDADVRHAESAAAEEELQRRLRDASSARLDVSSDNDSEIAVDGEPRPLRGTTTVELHDGTSLQLGKFSVVYRAAPTGTDTEAPLREARMALNDSLEPFGCQNVDELRALRDAHAELSALIEAARRRRDEIADGHDVEVLRAELARLTTELGECEQIDEAAAVKTADEAEAELERATAALHEAEAALRPFAAGERSTEYTIISARLEAKKSELQAAERELEASAARVSTMALAQAKAAAAKAFDAAAARVAELEAELAQSNPDTAERLLEGARNRAQSLRERRSAAHLRSVELKGRIEAAIGAAETADRADAAVEAAEAELVRANRRAEAVKLLWDTLVSHRDASRRRYAEPFAQALNRYAAVVFGPGVEFTLGEDLTIAARTLGGVTIPLDQLSGGAKEQIGLLARFAIADLAGQGNGGAAPVPVVVDDVLGASDGDRLELMNALFDQVGKSAQVIVLTCYPQRFDRVAVARRVSVHELKS; encoded by the coding sequence ATGCGCATCCGTACTCTGGCTCTGAACGACGTTCGCGGGATCGGCCACCTCGAACTGACGGACCTCCCACCGTCAGGCGTTATTGTTATCCACGGGGACAACGAGGCGGGCAAGTCGACGATCCTTGACGCGCTTGACGTGGTGCTTAACGCGAAGCACACCTCGAAGAAGAGTGAGGTGAAAGCGCTTGAACCAGTCGGACGAGACGCCTCGCCCGACATCACCCTTTCGGCAACCGTCGGGCCGTACGACTTCACCATCCGCAAGCGCTTCGGGCGGGCGAGACTCTCTGAGCTACACATCGTTGCGCCCAAAAACGAGCAATTCACCGGGCGGGAGGCAGACGACGCGCTAGCCCGGATTCTCGATGAACACGTGGACAAAGAACTTCGCTCCTCGTTGTTTGTTCGGCAGGGGATGCTTGATCCCGCGGTCAGCGCCGCCGGAATCCCGTCTGTCACCCGGGCCTTGAATGGCGCGACAGAAACCGGAAGCCAGGAGCCGGAAGACACGGAACTCTTGTCCCGGGTGCACGCGGAGTTCGAGCGCTTTTTCACCAATTCTGGGAAGAAGAAGGCCAGCTACGCTGCCCTCGAGACACGCGTCGAGGGCGCCCGCACGGCTGCCGCCGATGCCCGCCGGCGAGCGAGCGAACTCGATGCCTTTGTTGCCGAGGTTGGGCGCTGTGACAATGAGATTCATGCGGCGGAGGCGGAGCTGCCCGGCGCTGAGGAAGATGTGGCGCAGCGCGAGGCAGATGCCGCCGTTGCCCGCGAGGTAGGTGAGAAGATCGAGGCGGCTAGGCGCGAGCGCGATCGCGCGGGCATCGATGCCCAGCGGGCGGAAGATGATTTCGCGGCCCGCACTGCGGCGAATGAGCGTCTCGCCGCGCTGCGCTTCGAGGTTCTTGAACTGGAAAAAGAGGCCTCGGGCGCCCAGGTGCGGGCAGTTGAGGAGCAGGACAAGCTGCGCGCGCTCACGGAGTCGCGAGACCGCGCCAGGTCTGCCGAGACCGAGGCACGCGAGGTAGCAAAGCGTGCCCGGCAAGATGTTGAGCGCGCACGGGGTGCGAGGCGCAAGACAGAATTGCAACATATTGTTGCCCGGGCGGACAAGGCGACAGATGAGCTCTCCGCGTTCCTCGAGCAGCAGCCCGAGCGGCGGGTAACGGATGCCGACGTCCGCCACGCCGAGAGCGCCGCAGCCGAGGAGGAGCTGCAGCGCCGCTTGCGGGACGCCTCTTCAGCCAGGCTCGACGTCTCTTCCGACAACGACTCAGAAATAGCGGTCGACGGGGAGCCTCGCCCGCTTCGTGGCACGACCACCGTCGAGCTCCACGATGGCACGTCCCTCCAGCTCGGAAAGTTCAGCGTGGTGTACCGCGCCGCTCCCACGGGCACGGACACGGAAGCCCCCTTGCGTGAGGCGCGCATGGCGCTTAACGACAGCCTCGAACCTTTCGGGTGCCAAAACGTCGATGAGCTGCGCGCCTTGCGGGACGCTCATGCTGAGCTGTCCGCTCTCATCGAGGCTGCGCGCCGGCGGCGGGACGAGATCGCGGACGGCCACGACGTCGAAGTGCTACGAGCAGAACTGGCTCGGCTTACGACAGAACTCGGCGAGTGTGAGCAGATCGATGAAGCCGCCGCAGTGAAAACCGCGGACGAGGCCGAGGCGGAGCTTGAACGCGCAACGGCGGCGCTGCACGAGGCCGAGGCGGCGCTGCGTCCCTTTGCAGCGGGTGAACGTTCTACCGAATACACCATCATCAGCGCGCGCTTGGAGGCGAAGAAGTCCGAACTGCAGGCGGCTGAGCGGGAACTAGAAGCCTCAGCGGCACGCGTTTCGACGATGGCGCTCGCACAAGCCAAAGCGGCCGCGGCCAAAGCGTTTGATGCTGCGGCCGCCCGCGTCGCGGAACTAGAGGCGGAGCTAGCCCAGTCCAACCCCGACACAGCGGAACGCCTGCTTGAGGGCGCCCGGAATCGCGCGCAAAGTTTGCGCGAGAGAAGGTCTGCTGCGCACCTGCGGTCCGTGGAGCTCAAGGGGCGTATTGAGGCCGCGATCGGGGCGGCCGAGACAGCGGATCGAGCCGACGCGGCAGTGGAGGCGGCCGAGGCTGAGTTGGTTCGCGCGAACCGTCGCGCCGAGGCGGTCAAGCTGCTGTGGGATACTCTCGTCTCTCATCGCGACGCGTCCCGCCGGCGCTACGCAGAACCGTTTGCTCAGGCCCTAAACCGCTACGCCGCGGTCGTCTTCGGGCCCGGCGTGGAGTTCACACTGGGTGAGGACCTAACAATCGCTGCTCGCACTCTAGGCGGGGTCACGATTCCCCTCGATCAACTGTCAGGCGGTGCGAAGGAGCAAATCGGGCTGCTGGCAAGGTTTGCCATCGCGGATCTCGCTGGCCAGGGAAACGGCGGGGCCGCGCCGGTCCCTGTGGTCGTTGATGACGTGCTGGGTGCTTCAGACGGGGACCGCCTCGAGCTTATGAACGCGCTTTTTGATCAGGTGGGAAAGTCCGCACAGGTCATTGTCTTGACCTGTTACCCGCAGAGGTTCGACCGTGTGGCGGTGGCGCGGAGGGTGTCAGTGCATGAATTGAAGAGTTGA
- a CDS encoding metallophosphoesterase family protein → MSEVTFIHTSDLQLGMTRAFLPAEAQARFDAARLEAVVRIGRIAQERQAEFIVVAGDVFEHNALESRTLGRALEMFKALPVPVYLLPGNHDPLVADSIFSRTESLDNVHVLRTFDVVEVRPGVELVGAPLKAKHASEDLVAKALRPLEPTAAIRIAVGHGQAEARTADVVPDLIDVAAVEEKLADGTIDYLALGDTHSTMSLGTSGRVWYSGSPETTDFHDHAPGVAGNESDSGNALVVTARKGSAEVEKVRTGGWTFDALHWEVDGADDVDKLLAELSAYPDKERTVVKYSMSGTLGLEETSALETGLAQLEPVFAALYERSRLMDLHLEPGDGELAGLPLTGFAAAAMSELVEAAADNPVARDAVNLLFRLSKES, encoded by the coding sequence ATGAGTGAAGTCACCTTCATCCATACCTCAGACCTACAACTGGGTATGACCCGCGCCTTCCTCCCCGCGGAGGCCCAGGCCAGGTTCGATGCCGCTCGCCTCGAGGCGGTCGTTCGCATCGGGCGGATCGCGCAGGAGCGCCAGGCCGAGTTCATCGTGGTGGCAGGTGACGTTTTCGAGCACAATGCGCTCGAGAGCCGCACTCTCGGCCGAGCGCTTGAGATGTTCAAGGCGCTTCCTGTTCCGGTGTACCTCCTGCCGGGAAACCACGATCCGCTGGTCGCGGATTCAATTTTCAGCCGGACCGAAAGTCTGGACAATGTTCACGTTCTGCGCACCTTCGACGTCGTTGAGGTTCGCCCTGGTGTCGAGCTGGTCGGGGCGCCACTGAAAGCCAAGCACGCGTCCGAAGACCTAGTAGCTAAGGCGCTACGCCCTCTCGAGCCGACAGCGGCGATTCGTATCGCGGTGGGGCACGGCCAGGCCGAAGCTCGCACGGCCGATGTTGTGCCCGATCTGATCGACGTAGCTGCGGTGGAGGAGAAGCTGGCCGACGGCACGATTGACTACCTCGCGCTGGGGGATACCCACTCAACGATGAGCCTCGGAACGTCGGGACGAGTGTGGTACTCGGGCTCGCCGGAAACAACCGACTTCCACGACCATGCTCCTGGGGTAGCGGGGAACGAAAGCGATTCTGGGAACGCCCTCGTGGTAACAGCCCGGAAAGGTAGCGCCGAGGTTGAGAAAGTGCGCACCGGGGGCTGGACATTCGACGCACTGCACTGGGAGGTCGACGGGGCAGATGACGTCGACAAGCTTTTGGCTGAGCTCTCCGCGTACCCGGACAAGGAGCGGACAGTGGTGAAGTACTCTATGTCGGGCACACTCGGATTGGAGGAGACGAGCGCTTTGGAAACGGGGTTGGCGCAGCTTGAGCCCGTTTTCGCCGCACTGTACGAGCGATCGAGGTTGATGGACTTGCACCTGGAGCCCGGCGACGGTGAGCTCGCGGGGCTTCCCCTGACAGGGTTCGCCGCGGCCGCCATGAGTGAGCTCGTAGAGGCGGCCGCCGACAACCCGGTGGCTCGCGACGCCGTCAACCTGCTCTTCCGCCTGAGCAAGGAGTCATAA
- a CDS encoding DEAD/DEAH box helicase gives MPKFLLHGLWLAESGLNLWVEQVEGHRIVVPSQVPEGTFPRPIEALLDDAAFRHRSRVRLQTPRGRHVELRVPSAAFAPQQAVDFLAAAAFLDELSPGATRAQRDAVAPDLYWLIRMYNGLTQFIRAGRVSLHVPFRDGLWYAEWKLGTGVEERGWLAEMIAAAPGVLSANNPSLGENVSQTMVHWIATARLSGVEEEERPYPWHDFVHSLLHSAPLRRGGGPLSLRLSDWNGSIAAVNLQLVFVVEEPEDIDEQWRETGVGFSALQWPVRVRVRAGTDSPRPVNVMDYDAQTVHMLRHDMARAGEVSSVVEAGRRPRQPWTSATGDEGDWDLYLTSDEIVRFVSQDAAKLRRAGFSVMLPRAWSAAETRAQLHVASQADPHDSSTATAFGFDTMLKYDWRVSLGGVELTDDEMAELIRSKSGLMKLRGQWVLADGRALAKTKKYMEKLAERSGDGSDPDALGGTATAADLRQLALETAGVEPVEFTGSPWFTSLVGGTDRPAPERVAVPDAVHAELREYQRRGVDWLVFMSRNNLGAVLADDMGLGKTLQLLALLAVEKAADPGRAPTLVIAPTSVVGNWAAEAARFVPGFRVAVHHGAGRRSGDALDQVIASSDVVVTSYGVATRDAEQLSRTKWDHVVLDEAQAIKNAGTRASKSVRAIPARHRIALTGTPIENKLSELRNLLDFVNPGMLGTQSFFRNHFARAIETRRDEELADQLGERLRRLTAPFILRRLKTDPAIIDDLPNKREEVITVDMTAEQAALYKALVDDLSRELEEREGMARKGLVLASITRIKQICNHPAHFLGDGTPVTSRGKHRSGKVAMLVKLLDKAIADDRRVLIFTQYKAFGDILQPYLQLRLGEVVPFLHGGVGKNARDAMVAQFQQPDGPRAMLLSLKAGGTGLNLTAASMVIHMDRWWNPAVENQATDRAFRIGQEKDVTVYKMITRGTLEESIQDVLDGKTHLAGVVVGEGEGWITELGTEDLTRLMSYRAES, from the coding sequence ATGCCAAAATTCCTTCTGCACGGACTTTGGTTGGCCGAGTCCGGGCTCAACCTATGGGTTGAGCAAGTGGAAGGACACAGGATCGTGGTGCCCTCGCAGGTACCCGAGGGCACTTTTCCCCGGCCCATCGAGGCACTGCTTGATGACGCCGCCTTCCGTCACCGGTCGCGCGTGCGTCTGCAAACCCCCCGCGGCCGCCACGTGGAATTGCGTGTGCCCTCAGCGGCATTTGCGCCCCAGCAGGCCGTCGATTTCCTTGCCGCGGCCGCGTTTCTCGACGAGCTGTCCCCCGGAGCAACGCGCGCTCAGCGCGACGCGGTGGCGCCGGACCTGTACTGGCTGATCCGGATGTACAACGGGCTGACTCAGTTCATTCGCGCCGGCCGAGTGAGCTTGCACGTTCCTTTCCGAGACGGCCTGTGGTACGCGGAGTGGAAGTTGGGCACGGGGGTTGAAGAAAGGGGATGGCTCGCCGAGATGATCGCCGCCGCCCCCGGTGTGCTTAGCGCCAACAACCCGAGCTTGGGCGAGAACGTCTCCCAGACCATGGTGCACTGGATTGCGACGGCGCGGTTGAGCGGCGTTGAGGAGGAGGAGAGACCGTACCCGTGGCATGACTTCGTCCATTCGTTGCTGCATTCAGCGCCGCTTCGTCGCGGGGGTGGCCCGCTGTCGCTGCGTTTGAGTGATTGGAACGGCTCGATCGCAGCGGTGAACTTGCAACTGGTATTCGTTGTGGAGGAGCCCGAGGACATTGACGAGCAGTGGCGCGAAACCGGGGTGGGGTTCTCGGCGCTGCAATGGCCGGTTCGAGTCCGCGTGCGAGCGGGCACTGACTCGCCGCGACCCGTGAACGTCATGGATTACGACGCCCAGACAGTGCACATGCTACGCCACGACATGGCCCGCGCTGGAGAGGTCAGCAGCGTCGTCGAGGCGGGCAGACGCCCCCGTCAGCCGTGGACTTCGGCGACCGGTGACGAGGGGGATTGGGACCTCTACCTCACCTCGGACGAGATCGTTCGCTTCGTGTCGCAGGACGCCGCAAAATTGCGACGCGCCGGCTTTAGTGTGATGCTTCCGCGTGCGTGGTCCGCGGCCGAAACCCGAGCCCAGCTCCACGTGGCTAGCCAGGCGGATCCCCATGACTCCTCGACGGCCACAGCATTCGGCTTCGACACGATGCTCAAGTACGACTGGCGTGTCAGCCTAGGAGGGGTTGAGCTCACCGACGACGAGATGGCGGAGCTCATCCGTTCCAAGTCGGGCCTGATGAAGCTTCGCGGGCAGTGGGTACTTGCCGACGGCCGCGCGCTGGCCAAAACCAAAAAGTACATGGAGAAGCTGGCGGAACGCTCCGGCGACGGCAGTGACCCCGACGCCCTCGGTGGCACAGCGACCGCCGCCGACCTGCGGCAGCTCGCGCTGGAAACAGCGGGTGTCGAGCCGGTCGAGTTCACCGGGTCCCCCTGGTTTACCTCGCTCGTCGGGGGGACGGACCGTCCTGCCCCGGAGCGCGTCGCGGTGCCCGATGCCGTCCACGCGGAGCTGCGGGAGTACCAGCGGCGAGGGGTTGATTGGCTCGTCTTCATGTCCCGAAACAACCTCGGAGCCGTCCTTGCCGACGATATGGGGTTGGGTAAGACGCTGCAGCTGCTTGCCCTCCTCGCGGTGGAGAAGGCGGCAGACCCTGGCCGGGCGCCAACGCTCGTCATTGCGCCAACGTCGGTGGTGGGGAACTGGGCGGCGGAGGCGGCCCGCTTTGTGCCGGGCTTCCGGGTTGCCGTGCACCACGGCGCCGGGCGGCGCTCGGGGGACGCCTTGGACCAGGTCATCGCGTCCAGCGACGTGGTGGTCACCTCCTACGGCGTGGCAACGCGCGACGCGGAGCAATTGTCACGGACCAAGTGGGATCACGTTGTGCTGGACGAGGCGCAGGCTATCAAGAACGCGGGAACGAGGGCGTCGAAAAGCGTGCGGGCGATCCCGGCCCGGCACCGCATTGCGCTTACCGGGACGCCTATTGAGAACAAGCTCTCGGAGCTACGAAATCTGCTGGATTTTGTGAACCCCGGGATGCTGGGGACCCAGTCGTTTTTCCGCAACCACTTCGCGCGTGCCATCGAAACGCGCCGGGACGAAGAGCTCGCGGACCAGCTGGGCGAGAGGCTGCGCCGGCTCACGGCCCCGTTTATCCTGCGCCGCCTCAAGACAGACCCGGCCATTATCGACGACCTTCCGAACAAGCGGGAGGAAGTCATCACCGTGGATATGACGGCCGAGCAGGCCGCGCTTTACAAAGCTCTGGTCGACGACTTGTCGCGGGAGCTGGAAGAGCGCGAGGGGATGGCCCGCAAGGGGCTGGTGCTCGCCTCGATCACACGAATCAAGCAGATCTGCAACCACCCGGCGCACTTTCTGGGCGACGGAACCCCCGTCACCTCCCGCGGCAAGCACCGGTCGGGAAAGGTCGCGATGCTTGTCAAACTATTGGACAAAGCCATTGCCGACGACCGCCGGGTGCTTATCTTCACCCAGTACAAAGCCTTCGGCGACATCCTCCAGCCGTACCTTCAGTTGCGTTTGGGTGAGGTGGTTCCGTTCCTGCACGGGGGCGTCGGTAAGAATGCGCGAGACGCGATGGTTGCGCAGTTCCAGCAGCCCGACGGGCCGCGGGCGATGCTGCTCAGCCTCAAGGCCGGGGGAACGGGGCTCAACCTCACCGCTGCGTCGATGGTGATTCACATGGATCGCTGGTGGAACCCGGCTGTGGAAAATCAGGCGACGGACCGCGCGTTCCGGATCGGACAAGAGAAGGATGTCACCGTGTACAAAATGATCACGCGGGGAACCCTGGAGGAGTCGATCCAGGATGTCCTGGACGGCAAAACCCACCTCGCCGGCGTGGTCGTGGGCGAGGGCGAAGGGTGGATCACCGAGCTGGGCACGGAAGACCTGACCAGGCTCATGAGTTACAGGGCGGAGAGCTAA
- the putP gene encoding sodium/proline symporter PutP, with product MTDSFWLVLAIVLYFGVMVAIGFYSWLRTSKYDDYVLADRGLGPFVAGLSAGASDMSGWLLMGLPGALFVAGMSELWIVVGLFIGTWANWKFIAPRLRAYSEVAKNSITLPSFFQNRTRDSSPLLRVVAAVIIIFFFTFYVSSGMVSGGRYFESTFHGDYLTGMLIVGSITVLYTFLGGFLAVSYTDVVQGALMFLALIAVPVMALVALDHPADIFSFATSHAYGPWPEGNPNYFDMIAGVSGATVIGNLAWGLGYMGQPHIITRFMALRSPEEATSARRTGTFWVLMCYLGAVSTALVSTVYFAQHGSTVTDQSGFETIFLDLSRILFHPFIAGIILTAVLAAIMSTMSSQLLVTSSALVEDLYRATSRRTPSHTTLLVLSRSMVVAVAVVAMVLAVHPSDTILNLVGFAWAGFGAAFGPVVVASLYWRRLTAPGAVAGMIAGAATVFIWGSIDVLSGAIYEIVPGVAVATAALVVGSLLTTPKPGTSEEFDSALAAAGGNPSEAPAV from the coding sequence ATGACTGACAGCTTCTGGCTCGTCCTCGCAATCGTGTTGTACTTCGGCGTCATGGTCGCCATCGGCTTTTACTCGTGGCTGCGCACCTCGAAGTACGACGACTACGTGCTGGCCGACCGCGGCCTTGGCCCATTCGTCGCGGGTTTGTCAGCGGGCGCCTCCGACATGTCTGGCTGGCTACTCATGGGCTTGCCCGGGGCCCTCTTCGTCGCGGGGATGAGCGAACTGTGGATTGTCGTGGGGTTGTTCATCGGTACGTGGGCGAACTGGAAGTTCATCGCCCCAAGGTTGCGCGCTTATAGCGAGGTGGCCAAGAACTCGATCACGCTGCCTTCGTTCTTCCAGAACCGCACCCGCGACTCGTCACCGCTGCTACGCGTTGTCGCCGCGGTGATCATTATCTTCTTTTTCACTTTCTACGTCTCCTCGGGCATGGTATCCGGCGGGCGCTACTTCGAGTCGACCTTCCACGGTGATTACCTCACCGGCATGCTCATCGTCGGTTCGATCACGGTGCTCTACACCTTCCTCGGGGGTTTCCTCGCCGTGTCATACACCGATGTCGTCCAGGGCGCGCTGATGTTTCTCGCCCTCATCGCCGTGCCCGTCATGGCGCTGGTCGCCCTTGACCATCCCGCCGACATTTTTTCCTTTGCCACCTCGCATGCGTACGGCCCATGGCCCGAGGGCAACCCGAACTACTTCGACATGATCGCTGGCGTGTCGGGGGCGACCGTGATCGGCAACCTCGCCTGGGGGCTCGGCTACATGGGGCAGCCCCACATCATCACCCGTTTCATGGCACTGCGCTCTCCCGAGGAGGCCACCTCTGCGCGCCGCACGGGAACATTCTGGGTGCTCATGTGCTACCTAGGCGCGGTGAGCACCGCTCTGGTTTCTACTGTGTATTTCGCACAACACGGCAGCACAGTGACCGACCAATCTGGCTTCGAGACCATCTTCCTGGACCTTTCTCGCATTCTTTTCCACCCCTTCATCGCGGGCATCATCCTCACTGCCGTGCTGGCCGCCATCATGTCCACGATGTCCTCGCAGTTGCTCGTCACATCCTCGGCGCTTGTAGAGGACCTATACCGCGCAACCAGCCGACGCACCCCTTCGCACACAACCCTGCTCGTCCTGTCCCGATCCATGGTGGTGGCGGTAGCGGTGGTGGCCATGGTGCTGGCCGTTCACCCCTCCGACACGATCCTCAACCTCGTCGGCTTTGCCTGGGCCGGTTTCGGCGCGGCATTCGGTCCGGTGGTCGTCGCGTCGCTCTACTGGCGTCGCCTCACTGCGCCGGGCGCGGTGGCAGGGATGATCGCCGGCGCGGCCACCGTCTTCATCTGGGGTTCTATCGATGTCTTGTCCGGCGCGATCTACGAGATCGTCCCCGGCGTTGCCGTCGCCACCGCGGCCCTTGTCGTCGGCTCGCTCTTAACGACGCCGAAACCAGGCACGAGCGAAGAATTCGACTCGGCCCTCGCGGCTGCCGGCGGGAACCCCAGCGAGGCCCCGGCAGTCTAA